The sequence TATTTAATGTACCATCTATAACAGTAAATCCTTCTGAATCTGCCATTGAATCATATTGTTCAATTATTCTTCCTTGAAAAATTCTATAACTTTCATACGGATCATTGCTTAAATTCAAATCCATTCCAGCTTCATAATATTTTAGTTTAGGTCTACCAACAAGAATTCTGTCAACTGCAATGTCAACTGGTACTCTGAAATAAAATGCGATATGTGGTTTGATTGCAAAATCGTAAACACTTCTTACCCATTTTGGATTACAACCTCTTACAACATCTCTCACAAATGCAGTATAGATGTATCTATCTGCTAGAACAAAATAACCAGCACGTAACAACGGAAAAATGTTTCTTTCATACCTGTCTGCAAAATCAGTAGCATGTAGCAGACTAAAGGTAGTTGGTGTAAGCTGACCTTTTTTCTTTCCTTTAGACGTGATTTCTTTTACCATCTCAGAAGAATTCCATTCAGTTTTAAAAACACTAATTCCTTTGTAAGCCAGCCATTTTTCTAGAAGATGGACTTGAGTTGATTTACCTGAACCATCTATACCTTCAACTACAATTAATCTACCGTTATTTTCCATTTAATTTAAATCTCTAGGGACACTGGACGTAAATAGACATTTAATTCTTCTATATTGTAAGCATTTTTTTCACATTTTATTATACTCATTTATGGATGGTTTTCTATCATTGTCTAAAGCAATGATGATAGTGTTCTATATAGAACTATATTTTGATATGAAGAATAAGAAATCATAGTCGAATCATAGATATTTGTATTAAAATGACTTATGTTGATGATAATGCTAAATCATGATGTATCTTACCTTGTGGCAGAAAATTTTGTTGGATTTTGAAATGGATTTGTACATTTTGCGACACGGTGAAGCTGGCAAACGCTCATCTACAAGAAATGACTCCCAAAGGTCGCTTTCTATTACAGGAAGACAAGAAATGGAAGAGATTGCAAAGGCACTTGTCAAATTAGGATTAGAGTTTGATTATGTATTTACTAGTCCATTAGTAAGATGTAAACAGACTACAGAGATTGTAATGAAGTACATAAAAAGCAGGAATAGTGTAGTGGAATTAAATGAATTAAGACCGGAAGGCAATAAACTAGAACTCTACAATAAACTTTCAAAATTAAAGCCGGGGTCACTAACACTTCTTGTTGGACATGAGCCGTATCTGAGTGATTTAGTAGGAGAAGCTATTGGAGAATCAAACTGTAGAATCGATCTTAAAAAAGGTGGATTAGTAAGAATTAGAACAATCTCACTTCAACCAAAAATACGAGGAGAACTGAGGTGGTTACTAACACCAAAACATATGAAAAAAATATCAAAATGATCAGAGTTTCTTATGTTTTTCATTTAGTAAAAAAATATGAATCTAGTCTAGATTAATAGTAATGTGTTTTTATCAAAAAGGGGTAAATAATCAAAATGAAAATGTCAGTAATTGATTTAGGATTCAATTCTGTTAAATTGGTAAATTACAATGTAAAAGATGATGATTCTTTTGAGATATATGAACAAGAGGGGATGAAAGCAAAGCTTGGTGAAGGATTGGACGAAAAAGGCAAGCTTAGTAAAAAACCAATTATGAGAGCAATTGAAGTTTTAAAGTTATTTAGAGATGTTATTCAACTCCAGCCAATTAAGTCTGTCCTACCTATAGCAACTAGCGCAGTAAGAGAAGCAAGTAATAAAGACGAATTTCTAAATGAAGTATATCGTGAAACAGGATTCAGATTCAAGGTTTTGTCTGAACGAGAAGAGGCCCTTTATTCATATGTAGGCGCAATAAAGTCACTTCAATTACCAAACACGCTATTTTTTGATTTAGGCGGAGGAAGCCTAGAAATTGTACACGCTGAAAAATTCAGAATCAAAAAGGTTATTTCATTACCACTTGGTGCATTAAGATTAACACAACAATTTGCTAATAAGAATTCTACATTTGCTACAAAAGATTATAAAAATATGAGGCGACATATATGGAATCTTCTTCCAAGTAAAAAAGAATTTGATCTAGATAAAAATACAGTTCTGGTAGGAGTTGGTGGTGCATTAAGAGCTTTGGCAAGATATGATCAAAAGGTTACAAAATATCCATTTGACAAAATTCATAATTATGAAATGGATTTTAAATCAGTTAATACAATTAACAAAAAACTATCTGATATGAAACCTGGTGAGATTTCCAAAATCTCTGTAATTGGTTCTAGCAGAGCTGAAACAATTGTTGCTGGTTCGTGTGTTATAGATACATTAATGGACAAATTTA is a genomic window of Nitrosopumilaceae archaeon containing:
- the tmk gene encoding dTMP kinase, encoding MENNGRLIVVEGIDGSGKSTQVHLLEKWLAYKGISVFKTEWNSSEMVKEITSKGKKKGQLTPTTFSLLHATDFADRYERNIFPLLRAGYFVLADRYIYTAFVRDVVRGCNPKWVRSVYDFAIKPHIAFYFRVPVDIAVDRILVGRPKLKYYEAGMDLNLSNDPYESYRIFQGRIIEQYDSMADSEGFTVIDGTLNIEEQQKLVREKISAILPKTLPKTPARALIKNETKYKKTI
- the sixA gene encoding phosphohistidine phosphatase SixA, encoding MDFEMDLYILRHGEAGKRSSTRNDSQRSLSITGRQEMEEIAKALVKLGLEFDYVFTSPLVRCKQTTEIVMKYIKSRNSVVELNELRPEGNKLELYNKLSKLKPGSLTLLVGHEPYLSDLVGEAIGESNCRIDLKKGGLVRIRTISLQPKIRGELRWLLTPKHMKKISK
- a CDS encoding Ppx/GppA phosphatase family protein, yielding MSVIDLGFNSVKLVNYNVKDDDSFEIYEQEGMKAKLGEGLDEKGKLSKKPIMRAIEVLKLFRDVIQLQPIKSVLPIATSAVREASNKDEFLNEVYRETGFRFKVLSEREEALYSYVGAIKSLQLPNTLFFDLGGGSLEIVHAEKFRIKKVISLPLGALRLTQQFANKNSTFATKDYKNMRRHIWNLLPSKKEFDLDKNTVLVGVGGALRALARYDQKVTKYPFDKIHNYEMDFKSVNTINKKLSDMKPGEISKISVIGSSRAETIVAGSCVIDTLMDKFRFQNLHVSNHGLREGALSIFLENQKTYHSNSITSEQIRQSLSITKERSINQNAEGFLKGLIVFKLIGEREYVLLSYALKLMMEKSSYNNPQSWFYAIADEDMSLNHTDQLILGLSLVHTRHEKTADWLFSRYKSILTPQDKTAVRKISSLLNLLRFLEKTKAKIEIKKSEPGKIELNVIPARGVPKTLLQHILRNFENVFGVNVICSIRSEMGSAQNSILEL